From one Planococcus citri chromosome 3, ihPlaCitr1.1, whole genome shotgun sequence genomic stretch:
- the Fip1 gene encoding pre-mRNA 3'-end-processing factor FIP1 isoform X3, giving the protein MEEDNDDQWLYGEDSTAERPAGNDESTDKPEPDVFSEKEHEAFINPPESEEESAVDLEPPIIKAPGVSSFDEAAVVPGEEELMVPLNPPIINPPEKTLEPEPQDANQSTAVNGEEATENGEIVEKANDSKLSEGEDEDDDDDNINVVIGDIRTTPTNYNSSNLHIKRGNLLTLTKQTGKFAVDDFETVGVINGVPAHEFNLDNLEDKPWRKPGADITDYFNYGFNEETWRAYCERQKRMRVHESGSGLIPMNQQSGISLIPNVSVPPPNLVMPQMGMNSVDPNTGNINIIGGPRRPDSFAKENTIQVMTADRREYSKKNFTPDLSVPPPVVPPPYPNMPPGIPPPFPPMNQYGPPPGDYFAPEMDPYYHSYDHPQDTSWGGQPPWSGNIVPISNGSDVQGRGGVNGNPDIKPGIDVVPGVKIKTEPEEREAYDHDRAERSRDYDRERERESRHRESRSHRHRSRSRSHERRSRKHKSRSRSPGYRSHKKKKSKKSERSKSDSD; this is encoded by the exons ATGGAAGAAGACAACGATGATCAATGGTTATACGGTGAAGATTCAACCGCAGAAAGGCCTGCAGGAAATGATGAATCGACTGATAAACCAGAACCAGATGTATTCAGTGAAAAAGAACACGAAGCTTTTATAAATCCACCCGAATCCGAAGAAGAAAGCGCC GTTGACTTAGAACCCCCTATTATAAAAGCACCCGGAGTGAGCAGTTTCGATGAAGCAGCCGTTGTTCCCGGTGAGGAAGAGTTAATGGTACCTTTGAATCCTCCTATAATCAATCCTCCCGAAAAAACACTCGAACCTGAACCACAAGATGCGAACCAAAGTACAG ctgTGAATGGCGAAGAAGCTAcggaaaatggtgaaattgtaGAGAAAGCTAACGACAGTAAATTGAGCGAAGgagaagacgaagacgacgacgatgataatATCAACGTGGTTATCGGTGATATTCGAACAACACCTACTAATtataattcttcaaatttacATATTAAAAGAGGAAATTTACTCACGTTGACAAAA CAAACTGGAAAATTCGCTGTAGACGATTTCGAAACAGTTGGAGTCATCAACGGTGTACCAGCTCACGAATTTAATTTAGATAATCTAGAAGATAAACCCTGGCGTAAACCAGGAGCTGATATTACCG ATTATTTCAATTATGGCTTCAACGAAGAAACTTGGCGAGCGTATTGTGAACGACAAAAGCGAATGAGAGTTCACGAATCTGGCAGTGGATTGATTCCAATGAATCAACAATCTGGTATTAGTCTTATACCGAATGTTAGCGTTCCTCCACCCAATCTCGTTATGCCTCAAATGGGTATGAATAGCGTTGATCCGAACACTGGAAATATAAATATTATCGGAGGTCCCCGAAGGCCTGACTCGTTCGCTAAAGAAAATACCATCCAG GTTATGACAGCTGACCGAAGAGAATACAGTAAGAAGAACTTTACTCCAGATTTATCGGTACCTCCTCCAGTAGTTCCACCTCCATATCCTAATATGCCTCCAGGAATACCACCACC ATTCCCTCCAATGAATCAATACGGACCTCCGCCCGGAGACTATTTTGCTCCAGAAATGGATCCTTATTATCATTCTTATGATCATCCTCAAGATACCAGCTGGGGTGGCCAG CCACCTTGGTCTGGAAATATCGTTCCCATTAGTAACGGTAGCGATGTACAAGGACGAGGAGGAGTGAATGGAAACCCCGACATCAAA CCGGGTATCGACGTTGTACCAGGAGTCAAGATAAAAACAGAACCCGAAGAAAGAGAAGCATACGATCACGATAGAGCAGAAAGAAGTAGAGATTACGATAGAGAACGAGAAAGAGAATCCAGGCATCGTGAAAG TAGGTCGCATAGGCATAGATCTCGAAGCAGAAGTCACGAAAGAAGATCTAGAAAGCATAAATCGCGCAGTAGGTCGCCTGGTTATAGAAGTcataaaaagaagaaatccaAGAAATCTGAAAGATCTAAATCTGATAGTGATTGA
- the LOC135839258 gene encoding alpha-1,2-mannosyltransferase ALG9-like — protein sequence MPPRNRTLSKQQRSGKQSKDKKEKKVPDEATLRKNYGNSGTEEPAVFYLTPTVAFKAIFCFRIISAIWLHISDPDETFNYWEPSHNLLFNYGFQTWEYTPEYALKSYFYLLIHAVPAWIYYELFHPTRVLLFYFIRCFLAAICTFSELLFYKGVCREFGIHIGRMTLIILIFSPGMFVAGTAFLPSSFCMYITFLIMASWFYKKRALAVFLSFVSVFISWSFSLLVGLPIGYEMVVLKKKRQTFLNYFLLSFLTALVPVLDTDSAYYGKLTFVSWNVLKHSFSNSANPDPFYKPWYFYLVNGFLNFNVCFVLALFTPYLVIWIQKILPKKPRNEDSYPYKLSLGVLYLWLLIFAARTAKKEQFLFPVYPLIALNAAVSIDALQVLWFKYFIKKGYHYTRSTIKLAFMIILCYCVLGLSRMMASYKASHATMDIFIQLSNVNKNLTGKTNVNLCIEKEWERFPSSYFLPDKWKMNFIKPPFNNEIPGYYVEDEAQMAKFIGKEKSIYVDIDHCDYLIDSDNKAASKNEFLYSSHRNWTAIYSSKYLDERSPWLSRSFYIPTIWESKCNFVPFHLLKRNRFPRKKSK from the exons ATGCCACCTCGAAACAGAACTCTATCCAAACAGCAACGTTCAGGCAAACAATCGAAagataaaaaggaaaaaaaagtgcCCGATGAAGCAACTCTAAG AAAGAACTATGGAAACTCTGGCACTGAAGAACCTGCAGTATTCTATTTAACACCTACAGTCGCATTCAAAGCTATTTTCTGCTTCAGAATTATCTCAGCGATTTGGCTCCATATAAGTGATCCTGATGAAACATTCAATTATTGGGAACCT AGtcataatttattatttaattacGGATTTCAAACCTGGGAATATACGCCGGAATACGCTCTCAagtcatatttttatttattaattcaCGCCGTACCTGCCTGGATATATTATGAACTATTTCATCCTACTCGTGTACTCTTGTTTTACTTCATTCGCTGTTTTTTGGCGGCCATTTGTACCTTTTCGGAACTACTTTTTTACAA ggGAGTTTGTCGAGAATTTGGTATTCACATCGGACGTATGACTTTGATTATTCTGATATTCAGTCCTGGAATGTTCGTTGCCGGCACAGCATTTTTACCTTCGAGTTTTTGCAT GTatattacatttttaataatgGCATCGTGGTTTTATAAAAAACGAGCTTTGGCTGTGTTTTTGAGTTTCGTGTCTGTATTCATAAGCTGGTCGTTTTCGCTTCTTGTTGG GTTACCCATTGGTTATGAAATGgttgtgctaaaaaaaaagagacaaacATTCCTGAATTATTTCCTGTTATCGTTTTTAACCGCTTTG gtacCTGTTCTTGACACTGATTCGGCATATTATGGAAAATTAACCTTCGTATCGTGGAATGTGCTAAAACATAGTTTTTCCAACTCAGCGAATCCTGATCCATTCTACAAACCTTGGTATTTTTATTTAGtgaatggatttttaaatttcaacgtaTGTTTCGTCCTTGCCTTGTTTACACCGTATTTAGTG ATCTggattcagaaaattttacccAAGAAACCTCGAAACGAGGACAGCTATCCGTATAAATTATCGCTCGGTGTTCTATATCTGTGGTTATTGATTTTTGCCGCACGAACTGCTAAG AAAGAACAGTTCTTATTTCCGGTGTATCCGTTGATTGCGTTGAATGCAGCGGTCAGTATCGATGCTTTGCAAGTTTTATGGTTCAAGTACTTTATTAAAAAAGGATACCACTACACGCGAAGCACTATCAAACTCGCATTTATGATCATATTATGTTATTGCGTTTTGGGATTATCAAGAATGATGGCTTCTTATAAAG CTTCTCACGCAACCATGGATATTTTTATCCAACTGAGTAACGTTAACAAGAATTTGACTGGGAAAACGAACGTCAATTTGTGCATTGAAAAAGAATGGGAACGATTTCCCAGTTCGTACTTTTTGCCCGATAA ATGGAAAATGAACTTCATTAAGCCACCATTTAATAACGAAATACCAGGGTATTATGTCGAAGATGAAGCTCAAATGGCtaaatttattggaaaagaaaaatcaatctat GTGGACATAGATCATTGTGATTATCTAATCGATTCAGACAATAAAGCAGCATCtaagaatgaatttttgtacTCTTCTCATCGTAATTGGACCGCTATTTATTCTTCTAAATACCTCGATGAAAG AAGCCCTTGGTTGAGTCGGTCATTCTATATTCCAACTATTTGGGAAtcgaaatgtaattttgtgcCGTTTCATCTACTCAAACGGAACAgatttccaagaaaaaa ATCGAAATAA
- the Fip1 gene encoding pre-mRNA 3'-end-processing factor FIP1 isoform X1, with the protein MEEDNDDQWLYGEDSTAERPAGNDESTDKPEPDVFSEKEHEAFINPPESEEESAVDLEPPIIKAPGVSSFDEAAVVPGEEELMVPLNPPIINPPEKTLEPEPQDANQSTAVNGEEATENGEIVEKANDSKLSEGEDEDDDDDNINVVIGDIRTTPTNYNSSNLHIKRGNLLTLTKVYNRYKPNYCQQQQFQQTGKFAVDDFETVGVINGVPAHEFNLDNLEDKPWRKPGADITDYFNYGFNEETWRAYCERQKRMRVHESGSGLIPMNQQSGISLIPNVSVPPPNLVMPQMGMNSVDPNTGNINIIGGPRRPDSFAKENTIQVMTADRREYSKKNFTPDLSVPPPVVPPPYPNMPPGIPPPFPPMNQYGPPPGDYFAPEMDPYYHSYDHPQDTSWGGQPPWSGNIVPISNGSDVQGRGGVNGNPDIKPGIDVVPGVKIKTEPEEREAYDHDRAERSRDYDRERERESRHRESRSHRHRSRSRSHERRSRKHKSRSRSPGYRSHKKKKSKKSERSKSDSD; encoded by the exons ATGGAAGAAGACAACGATGATCAATGGTTATACGGTGAAGATTCAACCGCAGAAAGGCCTGCAGGAAATGATGAATCGACTGATAAACCAGAACCAGATGTATTCAGTGAAAAAGAACACGAAGCTTTTATAAATCCACCCGAATCCGAAGAAGAAAGCGCC GTTGACTTAGAACCCCCTATTATAAAAGCACCCGGAGTGAGCAGTTTCGATGAAGCAGCCGTTGTTCCCGGTGAGGAAGAGTTAATGGTACCTTTGAATCCTCCTATAATCAATCCTCCCGAAAAAACACTCGAACCTGAACCACAAGATGCGAACCAAAGTACAG ctgTGAATGGCGAAGAAGCTAcggaaaatggtgaaattgtaGAGAAAGCTAACGACAGTAAATTGAGCGAAGgagaagacgaagacgacgacgatgataatATCAACGTGGTTATCGGTGATATTCGAACAACACCTACTAATtataattcttcaaatttacATATTAAAAGAGGAAATTTACTCACGTTGACAAAA GTCTATAACCGTTACAAGCCTAATTATTGTCAGCAACAGCAATTTCAG CAAACTGGAAAATTCGCTGTAGACGATTTCGAAACAGTTGGAGTCATCAACGGTGTACCAGCTCACGAATTTAATTTAGATAATCTAGAAGATAAACCCTGGCGTAAACCAGGAGCTGATATTACCG ATTATTTCAATTATGGCTTCAACGAAGAAACTTGGCGAGCGTATTGTGAACGACAAAAGCGAATGAGAGTTCACGAATCTGGCAGTGGATTGATTCCAATGAATCAACAATCTGGTATTAGTCTTATACCGAATGTTAGCGTTCCTCCACCCAATCTCGTTATGCCTCAAATGGGTATGAATAGCGTTGATCCGAACACTGGAAATATAAATATTATCGGAGGTCCCCGAAGGCCTGACTCGTTCGCTAAAGAAAATACCATCCAG GTTATGACAGCTGACCGAAGAGAATACAGTAAGAAGAACTTTACTCCAGATTTATCGGTACCTCCTCCAGTAGTTCCACCTCCATATCCTAATATGCCTCCAGGAATACCACCACC ATTCCCTCCAATGAATCAATACGGACCTCCGCCCGGAGACTATTTTGCTCCAGAAATGGATCCTTATTATCATTCTTATGATCATCCTCAAGATACCAGCTGGGGTGGCCAG CCACCTTGGTCTGGAAATATCGTTCCCATTAGTAACGGTAGCGATGTACAAGGACGAGGAGGAGTGAATGGAAACCCCGACATCAAA CCGGGTATCGACGTTGTACCAGGAGTCAAGATAAAAACAGAACCCGAAGAAAGAGAAGCATACGATCACGATAGAGCAGAAAGAAGTAGAGATTACGATAGAGAACGAGAAAGAGAATCCAGGCATCGTGAAAG TAGGTCGCATAGGCATAGATCTCGAAGCAGAAGTCACGAAAGAAGATCTAGAAAGCATAAATCGCGCAGTAGGTCGCCTGGTTATAGAAGTcataaaaagaagaaatccaAGAAATCTGAAAGATCTAAATCTGATAGTGATTGA
- the Fip1 gene encoding pre-mRNA 3'-end-processing factor FIP1 isoform X4: MEEDNDDQWLYGEDSTAERPAGNDESTDKPEPDVFSEKEHEAFINPPESEEESAVDLEPPIIKAPGVSSFDEAAVVPGEEELMVPLNPPIINPPEKTLEPEPQDANQSTAVNGEEATENGEIVEKANDSKLSEGEDEDDDDDNINVVIGDIRTTPTNYNSSNLHIKRGNLLTLTKQTGKFAVDDFETVGVINGVPAHEFNLDNLEDKPWRKPGADITDYFNYGFNEETWRAYCERQKRMRVHESGSGLIPMNQQSGISLIPNVSVPPPNLVMPQMGMNSVDPNTGNINIIGGPRRPDSFAKENTIQVMTADRREYSKKNFTPDLSVPPPVVPPPYPNMPPGIPPPFPPMNQYGPPPGDYFAPEMDPYYHSYDHPQDTSWGGQPPWSGNIVPISNGSDVQGRGGVNGNPDIKPGIDVVPGVKIKTEPEEREAYDHDRAERSRDYDRERERESRHRERSHRHRSRSRSHERRSRKHKSRSRSPGYRSHKKKKSKKSERSKSDSD, translated from the exons ATGGAAGAAGACAACGATGATCAATGGTTATACGGTGAAGATTCAACCGCAGAAAGGCCTGCAGGAAATGATGAATCGACTGATAAACCAGAACCAGATGTATTCAGTGAAAAAGAACACGAAGCTTTTATAAATCCACCCGAATCCGAAGAAGAAAGCGCC GTTGACTTAGAACCCCCTATTATAAAAGCACCCGGAGTGAGCAGTTTCGATGAAGCAGCCGTTGTTCCCGGTGAGGAAGAGTTAATGGTACCTTTGAATCCTCCTATAATCAATCCTCCCGAAAAAACACTCGAACCTGAACCACAAGATGCGAACCAAAGTACAG ctgTGAATGGCGAAGAAGCTAcggaaaatggtgaaattgtaGAGAAAGCTAACGACAGTAAATTGAGCGAAGgagaagacgaagacgacgacgatgataatATCAACGTGGTTATCGGTGATATTCGAACAACACCTACTAATtataattcttcaaatttacATATTAAAAGAGGAAATTTACTCACGTTGACAAAA CAAACTGGAAAATTCGCTGTAGACGATTTCGAAACAGTTGGAGTCATCAACGGTGTACCAGCTCACGAATTTAATTTAGATAATCTAGAAGATAAACCCTGGCGTAAACCAGGAGCTGATATTACCG ATTATTTCAATTATGGCTTCAACGAAGAAACTTGGCGAGCGTATTGTGAACGACAAAAGCGAATGAGAGTTCACGAATCTGGCAGTGGATTGATTCCAATGAATCAACAATCTGGTATTAGTCTTATACCGAATGTTAGCGTTCCTCCACCCAATCTCGTTATGCCTCAAATGGGTATGAATAGCGTTGATCCGAACACTGGAAATATAAATATTATCGGAGGTCCCCGAAGGCCTGACTCGTTCGCTAAAGAAAATACCATCCAG GTTATGACAGCTGACCGAAGAGAATACAGTAAGAAGAACTTTACTCCAGATTTATCGGTACCTCCTCCAGTAGTTCCACCTCCATATCCTAATATGCCTCCAGGAATACCACCACC ATTCCCTCCAATGAATCAATACGGACCTCCGCCCGGAGACTATTTTGCTCCAGAAATGGATCCTTATTATCATTCTTATGATCATCCTCAAGATACCAGCTGGGGTGGCCAG CCACCTTGGTCTGGAAATATCGTTCCCATTAGTAACGGTAGCGATGTACAAGGACGAGGAGGAGTGAATGGAAACCCCGACATCAAA CCGGGTATCGACGTTGTACCAGGAGTCAAGATAAAAACAGAACCCGAAGAAAGAGAAGCATACGATCACGATAGAGCAGAAAGAAGTAGAGATTACGATAGAGAACGAGAAAGAGAATCCAGGCATCGTGAAAG GTCGCATAGGCATAGATCTCGAAGCAGAAGTCACGAAAGAAGATCTAGAAAGCATAAATCGCGCAGTAGGTCGCCTGGTTATAGAAGTcataaaaagaagaaatccaAGAAATCTGAAAGATCTAAATCTGATAGTGATTGA
- the hoka gene encoding uncharacterized protein hoka has translation MSFTKKLFILALILAVISSEVEARRKILRGRKTITRTYYRGLEIPGWVTVILWSIGIIVVNSIIYLGLNKWIIQRNEPQPAVQYRMEHEV, from the exons ATgtcgtttaccaaaaaattgttcattttggcGCTGATTTTAGCGG TGATTTCGTCGGAAGTGGAGGCCCGTAGGAAGATTTTAAGGGGTCGGAAAACCATCACTAGAACATACTATC GTGGTTTGGAAATACCAGGATGGGTTACGGTCATTTTATGGAGTATTGGAATTATCGTCGTCAATTCGATAATTTACCTCGGATTAAACAAATGGATCATACAAAGGAACGAGCCCCAGCCTGCTGTTCAATATAGAATGGAGCACGAAGtttga
- the Fip1 gene encoding pre-mRNA 3'-end-processing factor FIP1 isoform X2 gives MEEDNDDQWLYGEDSTAERPAGNDESTDKPEPDVFSEKEHEAFINPPESEEESAVDLEPPIIKAPGVSSFDEAAVVPGEEELMVPLNPPIINPPEKTLEPEPQDANQSTAVNGEEATENGEIVEKANDSKLSEGEDEDDDDDNINVVIGDIRTTPTNYNSSNLHIKRGNLLTLTKVYNRYKPNYCQQQQFQQTGKFAVDDFETVGVINGVPAHEFNLDNLEDKPWRKPGADITDYFNYGFNEETWRAYCERQKRMRVHESGSGLIPMNQQSGISLIPNVSVPPPNLVMPQMGMNSVDPNTGNINIIGGPRRPDSFAKENTIQVMTADRREYSKKNFTPDLSVPPPVVPPPYPNMPPGIPPPFPPMNQYGPPPGDYFAPEMDPYYHSYDHPQDTSWGGQPPWSGNIVPISNGSDVQGRGGVNGNPDIKPGIDVVPGVKIKTEPEEREAYDHDRAERSRDYDRERERESRHRERSHRHRSRSRSHERRSRKHKSRSRSPGYRSHKKKKSKKSERSKSDSD, from the exons ATGGAAGAAGACAACGATGATCAATGGTTATACGGTGAAGATTCAACCGCAGAAAGGCCTGCAGGAAATGATGAATCGACTGATAAACCAGAACCAGATGTATTCAGTGAAAAAGAACACGAAGCTTTTATAAATCCACCCGAATCCGAAGAAGAAAGCGCC GTTGACTTAGAACCCCCTATTATAAAAGCACCCGGAGTGAGCAGTTTCGATGAAGCAGCCGTTGTTCCCGGTGAGGAAGAGTTAATGGTACCTTTGAATCCTCCTATAATCAATCCTCCCGAAAAAACACTCGAACCTGAACCACAAGATGCGAACCAAAGTACAG ctgTGAATGGCGAAGAAGCTAcggaaaatggtgaaattgtaGAGAAAGCTAACGACAGTAAATTGAGCGAAGgagaagacgaagacgacgacgatgataatATCAACGTGGTTATCGGTGATATTCGAACAACACCTACTAATtataattcttcaaatttacATATTAAAAGAGGAAATTTACTCACGTTGACAAAA GTCTATAACCGTTACAAGCCTAATTATTGTCAGCAACAGCAATTTCAG CAAACTGGAAAATTCGCTGTAGACGATTTCGAAACAGTTGGAGTCATCAACGGTGTACCAGCTCACGAATTTAATTTAGATAATCTAGAAGATAAACCCTGGCGTAAACCAGGAGCTGATATTACCG ATTATTTCAATTATGGCTTCAACGAAGAAACTTGGCGAGCGTATTGTGAACGACAAAAGCGAATGAGAGTTCACGAATCTGGCAGTGGATTGATTCCAATGAATCAACAATCTGGTATTAGTCTTATACCGAATGTTAGCGTTCCTCCACCCAATCTCGTTATGCCTCAAATGGGTATGAATAGCGTTGATCCGAACACTGGAAATATAAATATTATCGGAGGTCCCCGAAGGCCTGACTCGTTCGCTAAAGAAAATACCATCCAG GTTATGACAGCTGACCGAAGAGAATACAGTAAGAAGAACTTTACTCCAGATTTATCGGTACCTCCTCCAGTAGTTCCACCTCCATATCCTAATATGCCTCCAGGAATACCACCACC ATTCCCTCCAATGAATCAATACGGACCTCCGCCCGGAGACTATTTTGCTCCAGAAATGGATCCTTATTATCATTCTTATGATCATCCTCAAGATACCAGCTGGGGTGGCCAG CCACCTTGGTCTGGAAATATCGTTCCCATTAGTAACGGTAGCGATGTACAAGGACGAGGAGGAGTGAATGGAAACCCCGACATCAAA CCGGGTATCGACGTTGTACCAGGAGTCAAGATAAAAACAGAACCCGAAGAAAGAGAAGCATACGATCACGATAGAGCAGAAAGAAGTAGAGATTACGATAGAGAACGAGAAAGAGAATCCAGGCATCGTGAAAG GTCGCATAGGCATAGATCTCGAAGCAGAAGTCACGAAAGAAGATCTAGAAAGCATAAATCGCGCAGTAGGTCGCCTGGTTATAGAAGTcataaaaagaagaaatccaAGAAATCTGAAAGATCTAAATCTGATAGTGATTGA